The following proteins are co-located in the Chryseobacterium daecheongense genome:
- a CDS encoding SusC/RagA family TonB-linked outer membrane protein, with protein sequence MRKQKQKLLFLSFLGLVSSSLTAQQKARKDTIKNIDEVVVTALGIKRHDKSLGYVAETIKSEELLKTQNNNWAQALEGKVAGLKIQTAGAGPLGSSLIKLRGDISMNMDQNNALIVVDGVPLSNSTTGTGFSAYGAGAKADLPIDYGNGINSINPDDIETITVLKGSTAAALYGSRGAGGAVMITTKSGKTKKGKIQVTLNSYSSYDTVLKWPDYQYEYGQGTMQKDSKGNYFYSYGASPDGVNTGGTSSAFGPKFAGQYYFQYDPTLEGQSAERELWRPYKDNIKGFWQTGSTFSNNIAVEASNENTSFRSSLTYLKNEWMMPNTGFDRFNAAISFDHKINEKLKIGVKFNYNKMTSDNLPATGYSNQSISYFMIFQNPNVDLAWYRPIWKKDKYQVDQIHPFSSYIDNPYMIAYEMLNGVDKNFITGNINLNYKLAKNFEVMFRSGMELTNEERTQQRPWSSANYLQGMYREQHIKQMDLNNDLLFTYKNTFKDFDFSASVGGNIRYSEYTMYDYLADGLLKPGVYTLPNGIANITKFATPNDKQVNSAYGLVTLGYQNKIFLDLTARNDWSSTLPKNNRSYFYPSAGLSFILSDIFKLSSNQFNYWKLRASWSKVGNDTSPYKLIKYYNNSVFSGSVEAPSLFPNPNLRPEMLTNIEAGMDFSIIKNRISYSITAYQNNSKDQIVDIPALYETGYSKRTINAGEIRNRGLEMTLNTFPVKNKNFSWSVNANWSMNRNKILSLPDEFQGQPYTLGSVGGVVYYNAVVGGSLGDMYGYGLMYSPDGQVLYGSDGLTAKPTEMKKIGNAYPKWRAGLQNEFRYKNFTVSFSFDGQYKGMAYSQSHHKMTEQGKLTHTLIGRDNPNGLIVGEGVVQNPDGSYSPNTKGVAVSAYYADYYRRANVETNSFDTSFVKLRDARISYTFPKSVTEQLKLTDLTIALFGRNLWMWTKFPLFDPEAATLNDSQITPGVEMGQLPTARTVGIQLNVKF encoded by the coding sequence ATGCGTAAACAGAAACAGAAACTATTGTTTTTATCATTTTTGGGATTAGTTAGTTCCAGCCTGACAGCCCAACAGAAAGCCAGGAAAGATACCATTAAAAATATTGATGAAGTGGTCGTTACTGCTTTAGGTATTAAAAGACACGATAAATCTTTAGGATATGTTGCTGAAACCATCAAATCTGAAGAGCTGTTAAAAACCCAGAATAATAACTGGGCTCAGGCTCTTGAAGGTAAAGTTGCCGGTTTGAAGATCCAAACAGCGGGAGCGGGGCCTTTAGGAAGCTCACTCATCAAACTTAGAGGTGATATCTCGATGAATATGGATCAGAATAATGCACTTATCGTAGTGGATGGTGTTCCATTAAGCAATTCAACCACAGGTACCGGATTTTCAGCCTATGGAGCAGGAGCAAAAGCTGATTTACCTATTGATTACGGGAATGGAATCAACAGCATCAACCCTGATGACATTGAAACAATAACAGTTTTAAAAGGATCTACCGCAGCAGCTTTATACGGATCACGAGGTGCGGGAGGTGCAGTAATGATCACAACTAAATCCGGAAAAACCAAAAAGGGAAAGATACAGGTTACCTTAAATTCCTATTCAAGCTATGATACAGTGCTAAAATGGCCGGACTATCAATATGAGTATGGTCAGGGGACTATGCAAAAGGATTCGAAAGGGAATTATTTCTATTCGTATGGGGCTTCACCGGATGGAGTAAATACCGGTGGTACTAGTAGTGCATTCGGGCCGAAATTTGCAGGCCAATATTATTTTCAATATGATCCCACATTGGAAGGTCAGAGTGCGGAACGAGAATTATGGAGACCTTACAAAGACAATATCAAAGGCTTCTGGCAAACAGGTAGCACATTTTCAAACAATATTGCTGTAGAGGCATCCAATGAAAATACCTCTTTCAGGTCCTCATTAACCTATCTTAAAAATGAGTGGATGATGCCTAATACGGGTTTCGACAGATTTAATGCAGCGATTTCTTTTGACCATAAGATCAATGAAAAATTAAAAATAGGAGTTAAATTCAACTATAATAAAATGACAAGTGATAACCTGCCTGCGACAGGTTACAGCAATCAATCGATTTCCTACTTCATGATTTTCCAGAACCCGAATGTAGATCTTGCCTGGTATCGGCCAATATGGAAAAAAGATAAATACCAGGTGGATCAGATCCATCCCTTCAGTTCCTATATTGATAATCCATACATGATCGCCTACGAAATGTTAAACGGGGTGGATAAGAATTTTATCACAGGAAACATAAACCTTAACTATAAATTGGCCAAAAACTTTGAGGTCATGTTCAGATCCGGTATGGAGCTCACCAATGAAGAACGTACTCAGCAAAGGCCATGGAGTTCTGCCAACTATCTTCAGGGAATGTACAGGGAGCAGCATATTAAACAGATGGATCTTAATAACGATTTATTATTTACTTATAAAAATACATTTAAAGATTTTGATTTCAGTGCATCAGTAGGAGGAAATATCCGTTATTCCGAATACACGATGTATGATTATCTCGCCGACGGTCTTTTGAAGCCGGGAGTTTATACACTGCCCAATGGCATTGCCAACATTACAAAATTTGCAACTCCAAACGATAAGCAGGTCAATAGTGCCTATGGTTTGGTGACTTTGGGGTATCAGAATAAGATCTTCCTTGACCTTACGGCAAGAAATGATTGGAGCAGCACACTTCCTAAAAACAACAGATCCTATTTTTATCCTTCAGCAGGGCTTTCTTTTATTCTTTCAGACATATTCAAACTTAGCTCAAACCAGTTCAATTACTGGAAATTAAGGGCTTCCTGGTCAAAGGTTGGAAATGACACAAGCCCTTATAAACTTATAAAATATTATAACAACAGTGTGTTCTCCGGATCAGTAGAGGCTCCCTCTTTATTTCCTAATCCTAACCTGAGACCTGAGATGCTTACCAATATTGAAGCCGGAATGGATTTCAGTATAATTAAAAACAGGATCAGCTATTCCATTACCGCATACCAGAACAATTCTAAGGACCAGATCGTTGATATCCCGGCTCTGTATGAAACAGGATATAGTAAAAGAACCATCAACGCAGGGGAGATACGAAACAGGGGATTGGAAATGACTTTAAATACCTTTCCCGTTAAAAATAAAAATTTCTCGTGGAGTGTAAATGCGAACTGGTCAATGAACAGAAATAAGATCCTTTCACTTCCGGATGAATTTCAAGGACAGCCTTATACTTTAGGCAGTGTAGGTGGAGTGGTGTATTATAATGCAGTAGTTGGTGGATCATTGGGAGATATGTATGGCTATGGACTGATGTATTCACCTGACGGACAGGTTTTATATGGAAGTGACGGCTTAACAGCGAAGCCAACTGAGATGAAAAAGATAGGAAATGCATATCCGAAATGGAGGGCCGGTCTTCAAAACGAGTTCAGATACAAGAATTTTACCGTCAGCTTTTCTTTTGACGGACAATACAAAGGAATGGCCTATTCCCAGTCGCATCACAAAATGACTGAACAGGGCAAATTAACGCATACCCTGATCGGAAGAGATAATCCGAATGGTCTGATCGTAGGAGAAGGAGTGGTACAAAATCCTGACGGATCTTACTCACCAAACACCAAAGGTGTCGCCGTTTCGGCTTATTACGCTGATTATTACAGAAGAGCCAATGTAGAAACCAACTCATTTGATACCTCTTTTGTCAAATTAAGGGATGCAAGAATATCTTATACTTTTCCTAAAAGTGTAACGGAGCAGCTTAAACTGACCGATCTTACAATAGCATTATTTGGAAGAAATCTTTGGATGTGGACAAAGTTCCCGTTATTCGATCCTGAAGCTGCAACTCTTAATGACAGCCAGATTACACCGGGAGTGGAAATGGGACAGCTGCCTACGGCCAGAACAGTGGGAATTCAGCTTAATGTTAAATTTTAA